One genomic segment of Panicum virgatum strain AP13 chromosome 2N, P.virgatum_v5, whole genome shotgun sequence includes these proteins:
- the LOC120658537 gene encoding acidic leucine-rich nuclear phosphoprotein 32-related protein 1-like — protein sequence MVDEAWERAVEAALHAGGEGSSSPARSLTLDGAVKCMHGRLPAAEILERHQSLEHLSIAGVGVTSLEGFPRLRNLTRLTLSDNRIAGGLDHLVAAGLSSLRDLDLSNNRIQDVDDLAPLADLRLVSLDLYECPVTRVKDYRSRVFGMIRTLKYLDKMDADENERPESDDDDDDGDGEGDGEGDGDGDGDGDEDDDDEEDEDDPGSGEVANGGVSHSLGGVASHPAEVNGVIDVDEEESDADEVVPNGGVEHHHGVNGFRVAAAGEAPEEEDEDVEDEDEDDDEDFEEEDDLGEEIDEDGDDEDAVVEVHDVPSSDDEEDGVEVEDDEEDDEEEEVEDEGEEAEPQSSGRVAMMTGEDGGEEIDGHEHGEGDDEDENGEIGEEDDEGLEADRGFEEGNEDEDADDEDEDTEYLVQPIAQPQPVPIGNDFDAADPDDADEDRDEVDDDDEGAADQPSSSQGTKRKRDDDDLSGSGDDSEDDGVEDLRPFKHH from the exons ATGGTGGACGAGGCGTGGGAgcgggcggtggaggcggcgctgcacgccggcggcgaggggagctCGTCGCCCGCGCGGAGCCTGACGCTGGACGGCGCCGTCAAGTGCATGCACGGCCGGCTCCCGGCGGCAGAGATACTGGAGCGGCACCAGAGCCTAGAGCACCTCTCGATCGCCGGCGTCGGGGTCACGTCGCTCGAGGGGTTCCCACGGCTGCGGAACCTAACGCGGCTCACTCTCTCCGACAACCGCATCGCCGGCGGCCTCGACCACCTCGTCGCCGCGGGGCTCTCCTCGCTGCGGGACCTCgacctcagcaacaaccgcATCCAGGACGTCGACGACCTCGCGCCGCTCGCTGACCTCCGCCTCGTGTCGCTCGACCTCTACGAGTGCCCGGTCACAAGGGTCAAGGACTACAGATCCAGGGTGTTCGGGATGATCCGGACGCTCAAATACCTTGACAAGATGGACGCCGATGAGAACGAGCGCCCAGAGtcggatgacgacgacgacgatggggACGGGGAAGGCGACGGTGAAGGtgatggcgacggcgacggcgacggcgacgaagacgacgacgatgaggaaGACGAAGACGACCCCGGGAGCGGCGAGGTGGCCAACGGGGGTGTCTCGCACTCGCTCGGCGGCGTGGCTTCGCACCCGGCGGAGGTGAATGGGGTGATCGATGTGGACGAGGAAGAGAGCGACGCTGACGAGGTCGTCCCTAACGGGGGAGTCGAGCACCACCACGGGGTAAACGGGTTCCGGGTCGCGGCGGCCGGAGAAGCCCCagaagaggaggatgaggacgtggaggatgaggacgaggatgatgaCGAGGACTTTGAGGAGGAAGATGATTTGGGAGAGGAGATCgatgaagatggtgatgatgaGGATGCTGTTGTGGAAGTCCATGATGTGCCGAGtagtgatgatgaggaagaTGGCGTTGAGGTGGAGGATGACGAAGAGGATGATGAAGAGGAGGAAGTTGAGGATGAAGGCGAGGAGGCTGAGCCACAGAGCAGTGGAAGGGTTGCCATGATGACAGGGGAGGATGGAGGAGAAGAGATTGATGGGCATGAGCATGGAGAAGGGGATGATGAGGATGAGAATGGTGAGATCGGAGAAGAGGATGACGAGGGATTGGAAGCTGATAGGGGTTTTGAGGAGGGAAATGAAGATGAGGACGCGGATGATGAG GATGAAGACACAGAATATCTTGTTCAACCAATCGCCCAACCTCAGCCGGTGCCCATTGGAAACGACTTTGATGCAGCTGATCCTGATGACGCTGATGAAGACAGGGATGAggtggatgatgatgatgaggggGCTGCAGACCAACCTTCATCCTCGCAAGGCACCAAACGGAagagagatgatgatgatctgtCAGGCAGCGGAGATGACAGTGAGGATGATGGTGTTGAGGACTTGAGGCCTTTCAAGCACCATTGA
- the LOC120662918 gene encoding uncharacterized protein LOC120662918: MAPQPVHTLRLSTPAGHAVCRCSAAPLFGKRLPAIVAFPRAGRGGAVALCSAVQESSTSTTVSQKKDAADGEKKEATAAAAKPAAAAAAKPKKAPAKPLPEMMQEEIIPPLKDALEAEENVSQVQLSFQNNTLEGSFIKDDVPYYFWAFFPKGDLTGPRGFALSSYSNEVSTIEPFLIDEKRITPQYVVFWVYKRLAGQGILPVWKEEEGEGEEEGAK, translated from the exons ATGGCGCCTCAGCCTGTGCACACCCTGAGGCTGAGCACTCCCGCTGGCCATGCAGTGTGCAGGTGCTCCGCCGCCCCGCTCTTCGGGAAGAGGCTGCCGGCCATCGTCGCCTTCCCCCGTgccggcaggggcggcgccgtcgccttGTGCTCGGCCGTGCAGGAGtcgtccacctccaccaccg TTAGccagaagaaggatgctgcAGACGGTGAGAAAAAGGaagccacggcggcggcagcgaagccggccgcggccgcggccgcgaagCCAAAGAAGGCCCCGGCGAAGCCGCTGCCAGAGATGATGCAGGAGGAGATCATCCCGCCGCTCAAGGACGCCCTGGAGGCGGAGGAGAACGTGTCCCAGGTCCAGCTTTCTTTCCAAAACAACACG TTGGAGGGTTCCTTCATAAAGGATGATGTACCCTATTATTTTTGGGCCTTCTTTCCGAAAGGAGATCTCACAG GACCGAGGGGCTTTGCGCTATCGTCCTACAGTAACGAAGTCAGCACCATCGAGCCATTCCTAATCGATGAAAAGAGGATAACCCCCCAGTACGTGGTGTTCTGGGTTTACAAGAGGCTGGCCGGGCAAGGCATCCTTCCCGTCTGGaaggaagaggagggggagggggaggaggagggtgcaAAGTAG